One window of the Candidatus Izemoplasmatales bacterium genome contains the following:
- a CDS encoding VanZ family protein, whose amino-acid sequence MRRHVLLAASLVLTAFIFAMSLQPGEVSGAMSSPLALALGRILETILPRIDIDPETLHALVRKGAHVAEYLALGIAYALTARAWRIPLWAVVIAGVAVAFCDESLQGFVPNRGPDPLDALCFDLPGFLLGALTTFTVAAGVVKRRSENNVS is encoded by the coding sequence GTGAGAAGGCACGTCCTCCTCGCGGCGAGCCTCGTGCTCACGGCCTTCATCTTCGCGATGTCGCTTCAGCCGGGCGAGGTCTCGGGTGCGATGTCCTCGCCGCTTGCCCTCGCGCTCGGTCGCATCCTCGAAACGATCCTGCCCCGGATCGACATTGATCCCGAAACGCTTCACGCCCTCGTGCGCAAGGGCGCGCATGTCGCCGAGTATCTCGCGCTCGGCATCGCGTATGCGCTCACGGCGCGCGCCTGGCGGATCCCGCTGTGGGCGGTCGTCATCGCGGGCGTGGCGGTCGCGTTCTGCGACGAGTCGCTCCAGGGATTTGTTCCGAACCGCGGTCCCGATCCCCTCGACGCCCTCTGCTTCGATCTGCCCGGCTTTCTGCTCGGCGCCCTGACGACCTTCACCGTCGCCGCCGGAGTCGTCAAACGGCGGTCGGAAAACAACGTCTCGTAA